A region of the Hyperolius riggenbachi isolate aHypRig1 chromosome 9, aHypRig1.pri, whole genome shotgun sequence genome:
tttagaaaacaggactgtgtgGTCAaagagttcagagaagctcttttgcataggtaactgaagtttttttattTGAACTCTTGTATTGgaaaacatgagacttttttttttttttcttggctactactaatgttctatttcgtagctgtactacacatacagttcattgtcTGGTAagtttttcgcttcagattttctttaagggctaTATCAAAGCCAAAAGAGTGTTGATAGATTATTCATGCGGTAATGTAGGTTCAAACTGCATGTTGTGGACACATACCAAGTATATATAGTCCTTTCTCCCAAAATTCTTTGCCAAGTTGTTTTTACTGAGAAATGGCTGCTCACTTCCCTGATCCGCTAAGACAAACATAAATGATAATTTGACATGCCAATATAGCTTTCCACCTGTTGTAATCAGTCTGTCTTTCCTCTCTTGCAACAGGATGATATCTTGGCTGCCTTTATTTTTTAGGAGCAGCACATCAGTGGTGAGAGTTCATAGAGGGCTGGATTATATTTAGCTCACAAATGGCTACTTTGACCAGCCTGGAAAATGTGAATAACTTTAGAGCCGCAGGAAGAGAGTGTTAACAGATGTGCGCACATAAAAGCCAACACCCACTACTCCCAAGGTTCCTCTGTTTAGtgtgttagattagcagcagatagatcatcagatagatttctgatctatatgatgtgtttaggaacagatatccaatagatttcagtatgatatctgttgaaaatcgatctgatggcattttttttccatcagatttccattaggtccaatgcaaaatgataagcaatctcaacagatcgacctagattttccagcatgtcagatcaatTGAAACCGATCAAAATCTGCTTCAAATCGATCGGTCAATCAAttgatcgatttcgatcgatcggcaactaatcggctcagtgtatgggccccttaaccccACGTCTTCAACCAGCATAATGCAGCATGCAAGCATTGCGTGAATCAACCTATCCAACAGATTTGGAGCACATATCCTTATGGCTCCTCTCACAGGGCCGATATTGCATTGAGACTAGCACACACAATTGCAGCTCTCTCGTTACAGGACTGTGAGAGGGCGCTCTGGTCTTAACCCTGGCCACAAGGATTTTCTACAGACCTGTAAGAAACCACAGACGTGTAACACATAAGGACCTCAACTCTTTGATGGTCACCATTTAACCCTTCTTCTTCCTACATGTAAATGAGGCTGCACATGGCAGGGTAACGTAACACGCTGACCCTTCCGTGCTGCGTGTGCACTCTACTGAACCAAGCGTCacttgctaatcatgtgacgcttggtttaGTGCAGCGCACACGCAGCACGGAGGGGTCAGCGTGCTTCTGTGCCTcacactatgcgccggccagaagtgaagagggacggacatactgcgcacacaggtcgcagtatgtccgggtcaaagtCCAGTAAAGTCGCCGCACACCGGGATGTATACACGGAAAactgcggcagacggaggggggggggggcaggaggagcagcTGGTATGTGCTATTTACAACCTACACAGTGCTGCTATCATTTTTACCAGAACCGttcggttctggtatcctttaaccacttgccgactgcgccctcataacgcgcgtcggcaaagtggcagctgcaggaccagcgtcgCAGATCTGCgtcaccggctgcaggctaattaattaggaaacagccgcttgcgcgagtggctgcttcctgtcagttcacggcggggggctccgtgaatagcctgcgggccgccgatcgcagctcgcaggctaaatgtaaacacaagcggaaataatccgctttgtttacatttgtacaacgctgctacagtagcagcgttgtactagatcagcgatccctggccaatcagcggccggggatcgctgtcacatgacaggcaggagcctgttatgctggatacacaccatgcgtttccgcgtcaaatgcgtccgtcgatacgcgtcgattcgattatttccgagcattttcgattgaatttcgatgatttttaggtcgattgccatgtaaagggagcgatcagacccccccagcacatcatccccctagtggggcaaaaaggggggcgatctggtcgctctgcctggtgtttgatctgtgctgggggctgtagagcccacccagcacagatcagcgaaatcagcgttggtccttaagggggggggggggggggtaaaggctgggtcatcaagtggttaaagtgacactgaagtgaaaaaaagtatgatataacgaATTATATGTGtaatatagaacattagtagcaaagaaaagtttttttataaataacattgcataattttgtCATATTTGCAGGTATAAACCAAACATtggattttaaactatgaaaccgaGCAGAGCTATTGATCCTTATAACTCCCCTGCAgtgaaaccttatctgaagctgcctcacGGTTTCTGATGTATCCTGCTTCTGAAAATAGTACTGTCggagagctcaaagaagctcttttgcatagaaaactggagtttaactcctcctgtactctaaacaatatgagattcatatcttggctactaatgttctatttcttagctgtactacacatacaattcattatatcatacgtttattttcacttcagaatcCCCTTAAATCTAAAAATGTACTTTAATTGTCTGGCACATGTTTAGTACCCTGTGTTGGCACActgcggcccatatgcaattaattttttctcctaggtgatgatttttcatcttctttaaaataacttttcagcattttgcaattgaaaagttcCAAAAGTAGTAGAAcatttactatcaaaattatttagtggattttcttgcttgctgaagtataaaaggcattttattggcaaggtgtgaaaatatcaacttggagaaaaccgaggataaaaagtgaattgcataaggccctGCATGTTGAAAAGTTGGGCACTGGTCAGTGCCGTAGCTTGGGAACTCTGGGTGTTACTGTtacaacccctctgcactgccacagatgccagatgggaattgtacgaattgcaacaatgcagggcaagatagccctcagagagagagtgagcacagcggcagaatgtatgtgtgtccaccaatctagtcgccccccccggcgacggtgaacacacaacaacggaaatcaagtgggaacgcaatcgcaagagtggcgattgccaacagtgacacaagaccgaataaagacagagcacaagtgtagcaagaaagacacagcaaataatgatcataacgccaaggaaaataacaaccgcactcgctaagcgcggtagCCGCGCACAaaacgcaacagcgacaaagcacgctaatggtgcggtctccgcacgaaaagtgcaacagagacaaagcacgccaaccctaactaaccaatgtaacacgaaaatgaatagagaacgcgaacgcttactaaacggttacctcaccgagcctacagcaagcgttcgttccagacaagacagacaggagtaaccagtagcaaccgcagctctcgcctacactcccagacaaagtacagaaggaacctctaccgctagggcggatgcgatccagacagacaaacagatggcacaaccagtagcaaccgctgctctggcttgcacccctaagacagagtacagagagAACCAccgcactaccgctagggcgaatgcgatcccaacagacagaaggatttcctgtcgaccgccgctggcgacaagacaatcgcaacagatagacagtacaaggcaatacagataatacaacctgactacgctagaaggaatgctagtgcagtcccaaggaattactctaagataatcttagcaaaggctgagactccaggtaagttagcaggaacaaaccatcatgaccagcaaggaattctgggaagaaatggtttttatactgcaagccatcagaggaagcagctaagcaatttgcatgacaagtgtatgcaaattcctccccagtacagcaactctgcagcttgcaaagtggagacaggtctcttttccagggacctgcagcactcagacctaacaaatggtcaaacagctgtctgcctgtgcagacagcagagcagatcattacacatatagaggtgatcataacCAGCGTAGCACCTATAATGGGGTAACAAAGCTGTTGGGGgggccctctggtccaggggccctggtacggttgctacctctgcatcccctattgctacgccactggctctgATTGACATCCATGGAGTACAATCACTGAGGGacccagaattaaaaaaaaaatcatgttgcaCTCTACGGATCTACTTGcagacatttttattgaataggaTGCTGTTTTCAAGCTCCACCTACCCATTACTATATTGAACAAGCATATACAGTGCAAAAGCAGGGGAGGTCTGTTCCTGGATGAGTCAACACAAACTCGTAGTCTCACCATTTAACAGCTGACTGGTCCAAGAGAGATTTGGATAAATTAATGAATAAAGTAGAAAATCCCTTTATTAAAattgatgtttgtttttttttttctttttctcattgTTTTTCAGGTTTTTAAGTCCATTGAACATGATCCTGGGAGGATCAGTGGTGATTCTTGTTTTCCTGGGGTTTGTGGTGGCCTCAAACAAAAAGGATATTGTCCGAAAATTTAAGAAGCAATACCCCACCACTTTCGTCATGTCCATTATGTTGTCCAGCTATTTTGTCATCTCCATGTTTGGTGGCATCATGGTGTTCGTGTTTGGAATCTCTCTCCCACTGTTACGTAAGTACTCTACatttatctgtgtgtgtgtatatgtatctgTAGCCAAGCGTCAAGTTATACAGCCATAAACTGTACCGCTTCAGTCAGTGGCACAGAAACTAAGGATCTCAGAGACCATTGGAGAACAAAAGCAACCTGAGCAAACCTGGGCTGGATCTATTATAACACTAGGggacatttttacattttcaccTGAAACTATCATGAAAAACTGTTTTTGGCGGTGGAAATCTACAGTACATTGTCTGCTTAGCTTTACTTTTTAGCTGTAATTGAAGAAATCTGTTTAAaacagtaaggcctagtgcacaccaaaaaccgctagcagatccgcaaaatgctagcagattttgaaacgctttttcttatttttctgcagcgtttcagctagcgttttgcggttttgtgtagcggttttggtatagtagatttcatgtattgttacagtaaagctgttactgaacagctactgtaacaaaaaacgcctggcaaagcactctgaagtgccgtttttcagagcggttttcctatacttaacattgaggcagaaacgcatccgcaatccaaaatctgcagcagcccgggagtatgcgtttctgcaaaacacctcccgctctggtgagcaccagcccattgaaatacattaccctagcggatccgcacccgcaagcagatcgcaaaccgcagcggaaatgctccggtgtgcactaggcctaagagcacTAGCAAGGTGAGAAAGGTTTACACATTCCGTTTGTGCTGCTTTTAGTGCCCCTGCTGAAATTTCCCCTCACTTTGTGTTGTAGGTTAGATTAACAGGAAGTGAGTGAaaatcctttaaagcggaatataaccctgcatttcaactttgctctaaaacattatttacagcatattatatcccaaaaattttttttattttttactagactagcattggaagggtgaaacacagaggtttcaagttctgtggagagatatgcagaagttcagatagatacattctatttagttatatgtatctattgataaacagttacacactctttggctgtcctccaactccttctcagtgagagatgagtcacatgccacacttagatacatttatgtaaacaaaatgtatctatttcaggttcggaagcgtctgcagaaatctccaggaactttaaagccctgtgtaacccttccaatgctggtctagtaaaaaaaaaatgctggttgcatataatatgctgtaaataatgttttagagcaaagttgaaatgcagggttatattccgctttaagggatagacagtagtaaaaaaaaaaaaaaaaaaaaaaaagtgaaaattatGTTTCACCACTCtaatgcctcattcacacttcgtgcgcttctgtctgctttttatcagcacatcaatgttacagattgataagtgttgctgaaaagcggatagAAGTGCACTAGTGTGAATAATTGCATAAAACTTACTAAGAACGGATGGAGTTACATTTAGGCAGGGGTCAAAGTTTTACGTGTGCGGTTTCCtgcgtgcattttctgcacaccatgtgttttCATGTAGGAAAAcacgcatgttttttttttacaagctaaTTTAATTGATGAGTGGAATGCTCACAGTGCTGCACTGCtacgttgttgttgttttttctgcaacacaaaaaaaaaaagtgtgaactagcccattgattaacatgtacTTCCATAAACGAAAAAAATCCTTGCGCTCTTGTCCGGGAACCGCAGTCACTCTCATAGTTGCTCTCTCCTCCTCGGTTctatgcactgtgctgctccaaaCATTGGAGACAAATGGACAAATCTAGAAAAATGGAGCGCTCTATAGTGCATTAACCAAAGGATGAGCTTTATTCGCAATAAATCATTATACTCACATGAATATAGTGAAAAACTTGCATATCAGTGGTACAGCCAACCGCTTCCAGCCCTGGTAGTAGATGGCAACGTGCTGTGGACAGCAGCGCGATCTCTAATGTCCAGGAAGCCGTCTCGCTAGAGGGTGGTCGTGGCTTAGCGTCAGTGTGCCggtgacgtcattacgcgtttcggcgctctgcgccttcgtcacatGATGAAGGCGCAGGGCACCTAAACACGTaatgattcgacctgacaggcatctgaaaaATCTCTGATGGTTGAAGCTGCTGcaaatcagtgtatggccacctttaaaaagTTGCTGGCAAGCCTGTACAGGTTTGTccagcgcatgtgtccctctagccgGGGACCAGGCTTGGCAGTGTCCAGATTCTCCTCCGTAGGAATGCAGGGCTGAAATCCGTAGTTGTATCTTTTCAGGTCTCTGCCTGGACTGTGTGCAAGTTCCGGCCGCaccatagcagggctgtggagtcggagcaattttgggtgcctggagtcggggggaaaaatgctccgactcctaatgaactgtaattaaaatagaaaatatgataaaatgttttatttctcagataatagtcatcataaataatttatacatacattaatagctgtgcttagtccacaaaaatgaaataaatcaatcaaaattagttacttgtgctgcttcaataaagcattcccgtatttttaaagtcagatatacacatctgattgtgactgtatatatgatgtgtacacaggaatttcTTATAtagactaaataacatctatgctgtaagtataaagcctgatgtgtagctgtgtcactaatagagatggtcaatgagatggaaataattctgcgttgattctgatttatgcaaatgtacttaaggcaaatttatgcaaatgtacttttggtaattcagccagtagccgcagtccggccacatgccgcttccacagcaggAGCGTTCTgtacctgtgcaatagtgctgcgcaggtgtagtacgcttccggcggtggagtgtgtgcatgcgcactacgccagactggctcaagtacctggactcacagcagaagatccaggtggtggaggagtacagcaagggactgattagcttgaagggggctggaagaagccccaggtatgtataaaactttaatttcatctgtctcaggtttactttgttacaccgtagtactatactctacatatgcactccccacagagctgcagggaatccactgagaatgttgtgcacattgaacacagaggtgttgtctatcacccataaacctggttcagattgtgcatgaaaaatgtgtagtagaggaagaatctcctcattcccctgcagagtacctgctcatcactcttacatgtacccacagttacattgtcaagggcctgatagatgttttttgttccggtctgtaccttttacaagtactcttaccaaaggtgcgtacacacatgcgactatagtcgtttgaaacgatcgttccccggtcctttcaaacgacgatcgtttgaaaaaaagcagccaacgaccatgaagtctaactACGGATGAGCTAGATagttcaaaacgaatgatctagcttggcggatttttcccaacgacgatcgtttgcaaaagtagtacatcgttggaagcgatcgttcgtactaggcttgacatgcgcatttcactatttctccatggaacttttcatttttatgcgcaggcgcaatagttacttttatgtgatgtaacgttcgttctaacgatttgattgttacacaccttttaaaactaactttacttaggtcgttctttcatcaatgaaaagtttgttcgtcgttgccaacgaacgatcgttgtggcatgtgtgtacgtagctcaaGGACTAGttgtagtctatgactaaagggaataaatatggcagtctccatatccttctcacttcagttgtcttttaaaattcctaagtgttgactgttaagagacgaatttcatgttacatactttcaatcaacaagattgcaaATTAAAGgagtaggagtcggagtcggtggaatcctaaactgaggagtctgagtcggtggatttttgtaccgactccacagccctgcaccatAGGCTATGGCAGGTTGCACTAGTGCAAAGTGTTATGCAGTAATGAGGATGTCCAAAACTCCCTGTTGCTCTGCGTGACTGTATAAACAGCTCACAGGCAATTGGGTGATAGTAGTGATTAACACTTGTCAATGTAGTAGTGCATGTAAGAAAGGCTATGGCGGCTGCCGTGTGGTATAACAAGGTTTATTTGCTACGTGCGTCTCAGGAGGCAAGTCCTCTTTTCATcaggcttagggcccttttccactagcaatcgcatcactatagtggaaaatacttctcatgatttctatgataaagtaacaaccctagcgatttaaaaatcgctagcgatttgcgattcagcagtgTAGTGGAAAGGGGCCCAAAAAGTCGTTGTTTTAGGAAAAGCACAAAGAACTGGTTTAAAAAAAGGAAACTAATGGTCCTGAAAGTCAAGTCAAAGCCTGGATCTAAATCTTATTGAGGTGCATTatgtaaaattatttgaaatggGCTGTGCATGTAAATTTAACGCAAAAAACACATGAATGAATTGGCACTGAATGAAacagacgctatccgtcctgcgccgcccatagcgagagggagggaagggcagagagggcggaaatcgctgcggtgGGGGGCTTtaaggagccccccccgcaaaacgcagatagccggcggcaatcagacccccccagcaggacatcccccttgtggggaaaaaaggggggggggaagtctgggcgCCCTGGCTGcaaagtgatctgtgctgtgggctggagagcccacgcagcacagatcacagcaaAATCCcctggttctcaagtggttaaatgatgacagagagagagggagagcatTTGGTTTAACCCAATCCACAAGGATTATACATTTAGGCTCATCTCCTTAAGTGAGGACACCTAAGTAAGGTAAAATAGACGTGTTAAAGGGAGTGTAGCCAATCGAACAACAAAATTAATGACTCCTTTGCAAACTCTCATGCAAATACTCACTGCGGACCAGCTAAGAGAGGATGTTgggatatgtgctcctaatctttTGATAGGTTGTTCCATTGTATGCTTGCATGTTGTATTATGCATGGATAGGACCAATACcaggtaaggccccgttcacacttgcgttttggcatgcaaacggaccggatccggatcgtattttaacctgatccggattggaaccgtacggttccgatccaaatccggtccgtttgcatcaggattgcttcaggctgccatccggatccgtgggggaaaaaaaaaacaaaaaacaacaaaataccttaaaatttgttggggtctgcagaaggtgcacctggtgcacctgtagaatcaggtcctccgctgtaggcctcacctccacctccgacatactgccaaaacagctccagcacgtgtgtcactgctgctccactccagatatgctgggcccatgtgtccccatccgaaatggccgctatgatacgcataggaagtggggtagaacgtccggtgttgtctccagtgtcttctgtgcttccgtttcccattggttttctatatccggatggtgcagtcaggctccggtccgggtgcgtgggccggatgagccggaccaaaaaatagcgcatgttggaaaagtgtccggatccggtccggctccgtactgtacggaacgtacgcatgtgaatgtccgcattgctatgcggaacgtacgttctgtttgtacagtatacggtccggatctgatcaggcggatccggacagggaacgctaatgtgaaccgggcctaatagatTGAATGTATATGTTTTCTACAGGAGGAAATGCTTTGTTAATTTTATATTCATTAAACTATCTTCATTTATTGTTTGGAGATAAAATGTACATCTACATATTAAAGAAAAGTCTTCACACACTGTGTAGTTTGCTTGTATTTTTTACATAACTGTACATCAAAATTATTCTGTAGTGAGTCATTTTGTGATTAATTTGAAATTGAGAACTTTCGTATATTTGTGTTGTAATGTATTTTATTATCTTTTGTACCCGCAGTGATGTTCATCCATGCATCCCTGAGGTTGCGCAACATCAAAAACAAGTTGGAGAACAAGGCGGAGAGTATCGGCCTGAAGAAGACCCCTATGGGGATTGTGCTGGATGCTCTGGAGCAGCAAGAGGAGAACATTGCAAAATTTACTGAGTTCATTAAAATAAAGGAATAGCATGGATGGTCTGCAGCCCCCAGATTCTTCAAACGTCTGCTATCCACCCTCTGAGctctttatttttgtttcagcTGTGTATACCGGCAGCAGCACCTCACTGCCACGTATGTTCTTTACCAGGGAACAGTCAGGCATGAGGATCTGACTGTACACCATTTAATTGTTGTCAGTTATGGGGTGTTCAAAGAACAAGGGTACTGATAAGATTTACTCTGTCTGCCTTCACTTGTTTGTAGGACTGAAGATGGCAATAGATACACTCCTCTATTCCATACCACTTCTCACTTCAGGACTTGATATTTTCACTTCTTGTGTGGTCTTAGAAACCTGAAGGAGCTGTTGTTCATCTCTTAGAAGTCATACCTTgagtattattatcattattattattattcttacaTGTGGATACTGTTGCTCTACTTTTTCACAATGCTTGCTTTGATCAGTTAGTGGATAAGTGTACTGATTAAGTACATTATCCAAAATGGCGCTTAGCAGTCACCCATCCTTCTCTTTCTAGAACCCTTTCCCTGCCTGTCTGCACCAAGGGACCCTGGATGAATAGTTGTTCATGAAACCTCATGTGCTGTTTATATGCTTATTGGACTGCTGATCTTTTTAGCTGCTCCATGGGTCTGCACTGTAGATGTTAGAGATGTTCACCATTATAATTGATAAAGCTGCCATTTCCAATGCAGCAACATCTAGTGATCAGAGGAAGCCGTGGCTTGATGAGTATCCAGTTTGCATTGGCTGCCTTTGCAGGTGTTGAGCAGGTAGTGAGGGTTGTTTAGAGGGACCAT
Encoded here:
- the ARL6IP5 gene encoding PRA1 family protein 3 — its product is MIKQQQQQRKMDVQVAPLRAWDDFFPGTDRFARPDFKDISKWNNRVVNNLLYYQTNYMAVAAAVICLVGFLSPLNMILGGSVVILVFLGFVVASNKKDIVRKFKKQYPTTFVMSIMLSSYFVISMFGGIMVFVFGISLPLLLMFIHASLRLRNIKNKLENKAESIGLKKTPMGIVLDALEQQEENIAKFTEFIKIKE